The following proteins are encoded in a genomic region of Sorangiineae bacterium MSr12523:
- a CDS encoding carboxymuconolactone decarboxylase family protein gives MNQEMRHDMREDVRIAPGGLRELGLVNWALCRAIARASGVREARLFTTLGRHGRLFRAWLLFASFLMPNGALPAAETELAILRVAFLRGCRYEMDHHVRLGRRRGLSAGDIDAVLQDGAADFFAGRRGALIRAVDGLVETRRIEPAIWSELRTHYDERQLIELCLLVGHYEMLATAIAALGIERDFGG, from the coding sequence ATGAACCAGGAGATGCGCCACGACATGCGCGAGGACGTGCGCATCGCTCCGGGAGGTTTGCGCGAACTCGGATTGGTCAATTGGGCTCTCTGCCGCGCCATCGCCCGCGCGAGCGGCGTGCGCGAGGCGCGGCTCTTCACGACGCTCGGCCGCCATGGGCGGCTCTTTCGCGCGTGGCTCCTGTTCGCCTCGTTCCTCATGCCCAACGGCGCACTCCCCGCCGCCGAAACGGAGCTGGCCATTTTGCGCGTCGCGTTTTTGCGCGGCTGCCGCTACGAGATGGATCATCATGTTCGACTGGGGCGCCGCCGCGGCCTCTCCGCCGGCGACATCGATGCCGTGCTTCAGGACGGCGCCGCGGACTTCTTCGCAGGACGGCGCGGTGCCTTGATCCGCGCCGTCGATGGTCTCGTGGAAACGCGCCGCATCGAGCCGGCAATCTGGTCGGAGCTGCGCACCCACTACGACGAGCGGCAGCTCATCGAACTATGCCTCTTGGTGGGCCACTACGAGATGCTCGCCACCGCCATTGCGGCCCTGGGCATCGAGCGCGACTTTGGGGGCTAG
- a CDS encoding TolC family protein, whose translation MLLRLRFPFALSLALATSATWFFAAGSAHAEVRTMSLPEALAFARTHQPRIRAALARVAAQKEEAEVPRSQWLPTLGVTAQLFAATANNTTGGYVSPGGIDIPRIGGTRAVSSGTWQPYANSFIGASGNQELFDFGRIAAQSAAADARIDVERQRARSSELDVTFDVEEAYFAVLASKAVVKASEDAYDRARAHRDLAKAGVDAGLRSPIELTRAEADLTRFDIGRVRARGGLAVAQTTFAAAVGSDDASLDAGPAPATPPDLPLLDGALRRAAERDPRLLAMRAEIHAEEEHTRAIGAELRPELFLTGTISGRAGGAAPSGNGEAAEHDGWLPNVPNWDAGIVLRWPLFDGTVHARERASRAREQVRREELAGAQHDEAAAIRTAYGSVQIARDALPGLQRALEASHANYAQAEARFRSGLGTSVELADAEALRTDAEIQLALGQFELARARAVLGRAIAEDS comes from the coding sequence ATGCTTCTTCGACTTCGTTTTCCCTTCGCGTTGAGCCTCGCGCTCGCCACCTCGGCCACTTGGTTCTTCGCGGCGGGCTCGGCCCACGCCGAAGTGCGCACCATGAGCCTTCCCGAGGCCCTTGCCTTTGCTCGCACGCACCAGCCTCGCATCCGTGCGGCGCTGGCGCGGGTGGCGGCGCAAAAAGAAGAGGCGGAGGTTCCGCGTTCGCAGTGGCTTCCCACCCTGGGCGTGACCGCGCAGCTCTTTGCCGCGACGGCGAACAATACGACGGGCGGGTACGTGTCACCCGGAGGCATCGACATTCCGCGCATCGGTGGAACGCGCGCCGTATCGTCGGGCACATGGCAGCCGTACGCCAATTCGTTCATTGGCGCGAGCGGGAACCAAGAGCTCTTCGACTTCGGGCGCATTGCCGCACAATCGGCCGCCGCCGATGCGCGCATCGATGTGGAACGGCAGCGCGCGCGATCCTCGGAGCTCGACGTCACGTTCGACGTCGAGGAAGCGTACTTCGCGGTGCTTGCGAGCAAGGCGGTGGTGAAAGCCTCCGAGGACGCGTACGACCGCGCGCGGGCGCACCGCGATCTCGCGAAGGCGGGCGTCGATGCAGGCCTGCGTTCGCCCATCGAGCTCACGCGCGCCGAGGCGGATCTCACGCGCTTCGACATCGGGCGCGTGCGCGCGCGCGGAGGTCTCGCGGTCGCGCAAACGACGTTCGCCGCCGCCGTGGGCTCCGACGACGCCTCCCTGGATGCGGGCCCCGCACCAGCCACGCCGCCGGACTTGCCGCTGCTCGACGGAGCGCTCCGCCGTGCGGCCGAGCGCGATCCGCGGCTGCTCGCGATGCGGGCGGAGATTCACGCGGAAGAGGAGCACACCCGCGCGATCGGGGCCGAGTTGCGCCCCGAGCTTTTCCTCACGGGCACCATCTCGGGGCGCGCGGGAGGAGCCGCGCCCTCGGGCAATGGCGAGGCGGCGGAGCACGATGGATGGCTCCCCAACGTGCCCAACTGGGACGCGGGCATCGTGCTGCGCTGGCCGCTGTTCGATGGCACCGTCCACGCACGCGAACGCGCCTCGCGCGCACGCGAGCAGGTGCGGCGCGAAGAGCTCGCGGGTGCGCAGCACGACGAGGCCGCGGCCATTCGCACGGCCTATGGTTCCGTGCAGATTGCACGCGATGCGCTGCCCGGACTGCAGCGCGCCCTCGAGGCGTCGCACGCGAACTATGCGCAGGCCGAGGCGCGTTTTCGCTCGGGACTGGGCACGAGCGTGGAGCTCGCCGATGCGGAGGCGCTGCGCACGGATGCCGAGATTCAACTTGCGCTGGGGCAGTTTGAACTTGCGCGCGCCCGCGCCGTTTTGGGCCGCGCCATTGCCGAGGACTCATGA
- a CDS encoding chloride channel protein translates to MALFAGGFAIAFRAALTFFLHHAAGEGNIVAALARAPIWLRVLSPALGGLLAGVVGLWVARKPAGHGVDDVMEAVVLGRVHLSMRVTLMKSLASWLAIASGGSIGREGPLIQFGGAAGKVVSDRLGLSRERARILIAAGTAAGFAAAYNTPFAAVLFVLEVVAGVVVLDTMVPTLVATAVATALTRAVVGAGPIYGQRAFELRADTEFLAFAGLAILATLVAQGFMRLLSIGKKAFHRAALPLPWRPAAGGLLAGAIVALLPEVAGNGYEPLDALLSARFTAGFVVVLLLGKALATTASVSSGSPGGVFTPVLLLGGGTGYLYAVALHHAGIGVGPAGGYALVGMAAAVAATTHAPLMAAVMAFELSGDYAVVLPLILVTALSTGMSRKLRKDSIYTAELRDRGISWELTMEGRKIDH, encoded by the coding sequence GTGGCGCTGTTCGCGGGCGGCTTTGCGATTGCCTTTCGTGCGGCGCTGACGTTCTTTCTGCATCACGCGGCGGGCGAGGGAAATATCGTGGCGGCGCTCGCGCGTGCGCCGATATGGCTGCGGGTGCTTTCCCCCGCATTGGGCGGCTTGCTGGCCGGCGTGGTGGGATTATGGGTCGCGCGCAAGCCTGCCGGCCATGGCGTGGACGACGTCATGGAGGCGGTGGTGCTGGGGCGCGTGCACCTTTCGATGCGTGTGACCCTGATGAAGTCGCTGGCCTCGTGGCTGGCCATTGCATCGGGCGGTTCGATTGGACGGGAAGGGCCGCTGATTCAATTTGGCGGTGCCGCGGGCAAGGTGGTGAGCGATCGCCTGGGTTTATCCAGGGAGCGCGCGCGCATTCTGATTGCCGCTGGAACCGCCGCGGGGTTTGCAGCCGCGTACAATACGCCATTTGCGGCGGTGCTCTTCGTATTGGAGGTCGTGGCCGGCGTGGTGGTGCTCGACACGATGGTTCCCACATTGGTGGCGACCGCCGTGGCCACGGCGCTGACGCGTGCCGTGGTGGGGGCCGGGCCCATCTACGGGCAGCGCGCTTTCGAGCTTCGTGCCGATACGGAGTTTCTGGCCTTCGCCGGGCTCGCGATTCTTGCGACATTGGTGGCGCAGGGGTTCATGCGATTGTTGTCGATTGGCAAAAAGGCATTTCATCGCGCCGCACTTCCGCTGCCGTGGCGCCCCGCTGCGGGCGGACTGCTCGCGGGCGCCATCGTCGCGCTCCTGCCCGAGGTGGCCGGCAATGGCTACGAGCCGCTCGATGCGCTCTTGAGTGCGCGTTTCACCGCGGGGTTCGTCGTCGTGCTCTTGCTGGGCAAGGCGCTGGCCACGACGGCGTCCGTTTCCTCGGGCAGTCCCGGCGGCGTGTTCACACCGGTGCTCCTTTTGGGCGGGGGTACGGGCTATTTGTATGCCGTGGCGCTGCACCATGCCGGGATTGGTGTCGGCCCCGCAGGCGGATATGCGCTGGTGGGAATGGCCGCCGCCGTGGCCGCGACGACGCATGCTCCGCTCATGGCCGCCGTGATGGCCTTCGAGCTCTCGGGCGATTACGCCGTCGTTCTCCCATTGATTCTCGTAACGGCCTTATCCACGGGTATGTCGCGCAAATTGCGAAAGGACTCGATCTACACGGCCGAATTGCGCGACCGCGGCATTTCATGGGAGCTCACCATGGAGGGGCGGAAGATTGACCATTAG
- a CDS encoding sigma-54 dependent transcriptional regulator, whose protein sequence is MPEPPSSRKPARILVVDDQMSMAEMIADGLADRGYDATPMASSRDAAALLEREPLDLLVTDLRMPRIDGLGLLAVSRKADPSRPVIVMTAYSAVDTAIESIRQGAYHYMTKPFKVEELVLFVERALGESKLRREAVALRRALRSRFGLENLVGESAAMREVGDLVERVADASVPVLITGETGTGKGLVARAIHAQGARAEAPFVSVNCASLPENLLESELFGHVKGAFTGATANRVGLLEEADGGTLFLDEIGEMAPALQAKLLHVLESGTVRAVGSNKERAVDARILAATHRDLRERVTKGEFREDLLYRLDVVSIALPPLRHRRDDLPALIEHFLASAKAKHPRSPVESIAPEALERMLDHRWPGNVRELEHVMERAVLLGRSREIGVADLPATVVEGSAAPNGTAFSGDVVPLREVQRRYVAWAFERFGGRKVLTAEKLGIDFKTLSRWLDSGGESNEGR, encoded by the coding sequence ATGCCTGAGCCGCCCTCCTCTCGAAAACCTGCGCGCATCCTGGTCGTCGACGATCAAATGTCGATGGCCGAAATGATCGCCGACGGCTTGGCCGATCGCGGCTATGACGCGACGCCCATGGCCTCGAGCCGTGATGCGGCCGCGCTTCTCGAGCGTGAGCCCCTCGATTTGTTGGTGACGGATTTGCGCATGCCGCGCATCGATGGGTTGGGGCTTCTGGCGGTCTCGCGCAAGGCGGATCCATCGCGCCCGGTCATCGTCATGACGGCGTACAGCGCGGTGGATACGGCCATCGAGTCGATTCGGCAGGGCGCGTACCACTACATGACGAAGCCCTTCAAGGTGGAGGAGCTCGTGCTCTTCGTGGAAAGGGCACTGGGCGAGTCGAAACTGCGGCGCGAGGCCGTGGCGTTGCGCCGTGCGCTTCGCTCTCGGTTCGGGCTGGAGAATCTCGTCGGTGAGAGCGCGGCGATGCGTGAGGTGGGCGATCTCGTCGAGCGCGTTGCCGATGCCTCGGTGCCGGTGTTGATCACCGGCGAGACCGGCACGGGTAAGGGCCTCGTCGCCCGCGCGATTCACGCGCAAGGCGCGCGGGCGGAGGCGCCGTTCGTGTCGGTGAATTGCGCATCGCTGCCGGAGAATCTGCTGGAGAGCGAACTCTTTGGCCACGTCAAAGGCGCTTTTACGGGCGCCACCGCGAACCGTGTGGGGCTGCTCGAGGAAGCCGATGGCGGAACGCTCTTCCTCGACGAGATTGGCGAAATGGCGCCGGCCCTCCAGGCCAAGCTTCTTCACGTGCTCGAAAGCGGCACGGTTCGCGCCGTCGGTTCGAACAAGGAGCGCGCGGTGGATGCGCGCATCCTCGCCGCCACGCACCGCGACCTTCGCGAGCGCGTGACCAAGGGCGAATTCCGCGAGGACCTTTTGTACCGCCTCGACGTGGTCTCGATCGCGCTGCCGCCCCTGCGCCACCGGCGTGACGACTTGCCGGCGCTCATCGAGCATTTTCTCGCATCGGCCAAGGCGAAGCATCCGCGCTCGCCCGTGGAATCGATTGCGCCCGAGGCACTGGAGCGCATGCTCGACCACCGCTGGCCCGGCAATGTGCGCGAGCTCGAGCACGTGATGGAGCGCGCAGTGCTGCTCGGGCGCAGCCGCGAAATCGGCGTGGCCGATCTGCCCGCCACCGTGGTCGAGGGCAGTGCGGCGCCGAACGGCACGGCTTTTTCGGGGGACGTGGTTCCCTTGCGCGAGGTGCAACGCCGCTACGTGGCCTGGGCCTTCGAGCGATTCGGCGGACGAAAAGTGCTGACGGCGGAGAAGTTGGGCATCGACTTCAAAACACTGAGCCGTTGGCTCGACAGCGGAGGCGAGTCCAACGAAGGACGATAA
- a CDS encoding efflux RND transporter permease subunit: MTKLSLRNPIAIVMIAVALLVFSAVVTPRMAVDTFPELTPPVLVVGTLAPGLGPKDVEKTLTWRIEKYVSATPGVDHVESVSRNNLSIVFVWLKWGTDLNAAQTLVQQQTAFAMSAVPKSLGVLPPFVLQYDPSNAPVVQVAVWGGGLSGPQLYDYALNNIEPVLEGIPGVASAALNGGRQRQINVVVDPVAAQARGITSSDVGAAVAQSNALLPSGVFISPSFDSNVYTNAVPERIKTIGDAIVKVRDGKPVLIRDVARVEDGGSPETQSVSVNGENAVYLNVLRVPGGNTLDIVDAVKNATEHLKNLPPGVQVKPIFDQSTFVRTTYHGLKQEIVQALVLIALVILLFLQSVRGTLIVSVAIPLSFAITLIVLYATGQTLNAFTLGGLTLAMGRLVDDAVVVLESIHRHQRLGMSTAEAALEGTRAVVMPVLASTLTTMAVLLPVLLLAGLAKKLFAPLALTVAVAMSASYFVSVCVTPVACRFLLGHAEPGKFARRVQASIDALAEGYARVLRAVLPFRWFVVAACAVLTVWAVWVSARLPSTFFPEIDESMERVYVRLAPGVSLAEATEKVQAMGKALADELPKGNVDLVLTNVGSPNNARSAMTSPNSGPNMGFIRLSLVDADKRTLSQRELADRAREILVRKFPGVEFLQWPGGLVASVFANGYIAPLVLEVRGDNLAELDAQAKAIAEVARTVPGLRDVRVSLQSDYPEVRVETEREEAGLVGVTARNAAQTTLEATLGNINSPSVWIDPNNGQSYYVVTYYDGHRVGDPSALAQIPVRATDDGKAISLGAYGHVRRSVGPIAVERNQLQRAAHVLAQTEGRDIGSATLELEKRLASDPRTRNIHFDFVGQVQLMRTTFSGLGLAIGLAVMVVFMLMASQFKSVRLPFVMLFTIPVSLFGIVMALMGAGQGFSITALMGILMVVGIAVSNGILLVDDANRRMHEGTERLEAIIAAARSRFVPIAMTSLATVIGLLPTAFALEKGTEANQPLALAVVGGLTSSTLLSLFLVPVIFLLLAPKVALDAQGRNGGGEHLVVAHQEA, encoded by the coding sequence ATGACGAAGCTCTCCCTGCGCAATCCCATTGCCATCGTGATGATCGCCGTCGCGCTGCTCGTCTTCAGCGCGGTGGTCACGCCCCGCATGGCCGTCGACACCTTTCCCGAGCTCACGCCGCCCGTGTTGGTCGTCGGCACCTTGGCCCCAGGCCTTGGCCCCAAGGACGTGGAGAAGACGCTGACATGGCGCATCGAAAAATACGTGAGCGCCACGCCGGGAGTGGACCACGTCGAAAGCGTCTCGCGGAACAATTTGTCCATCGTCTTCGTGTGGCTCAAATGGGGAACGGACCTCAATGCCGCGCAAACGTTGGTCCAGCAGCAAACCGCATTTGCCATGAGTGCCGTGCCCAAGTCGCTCGGGGTGCTGCCGCCCTTCGTGCTGCAGTACGATCCGTCGAATGCGCCGGTGGTGCAGGTCGCGGTATGGGGTGGCGGCCTTTCCGGCCCGCAGCTTTACGACTATGCGCTGAACAACATCGAGCCCGTGCTCGAAGGGATCCCCGGCGTCGCAAGCGCCGCGCTCAATGGCGGGCGGCAGCGGCAGATCAATGTCGTCGTCGACCCCGTGGCCGCGCAGGCGCGTGGCATCACCTCGAGCGACGTCGGTGCGGCCGTCGCGCAGTCGAATGCGCTCTTGCCATCGGGCGTTTTCATCTCGCCCTCGTTCGACTCCAACGTGTACACCAATGCCGTTCCCGAGCGCATCAAGACCATCGGCGATGCCATCGTCAAAGTCCGCGATGGCAAACCGGTGCTCATTCGCGACGTGGCGCGCGTGGAGGACGGCGGAAGTCCGGAGACGCAATCGGTGAGCGTGAACGGCGAAAACGCCGTGTACCTCAATGTGCTGCGCGTTCCGGGGGGCAACACGCTCGACATCGTCGATGCGGTGAAGAACGCCACCGAGCATTTGAAAAACCTGCCGCCCGGCGTGCAGGTCAAACCGATTTTCGATCAGTCGACCTTCGTGCGCACCACGTACCATGGCCTCAAACAGGAGATCGTGCAGGCCCTGGTGCTCATCGCACTCGTGATCCTGCTCTTTCTTCAAAGCGTGCGCGGAACGCTCATCGTCTCGGTGGCCATTCCCCTTTCCTTCGCAATCACACTCATCGTCCTGTATGCCACGGGGCAAACGCTGAACGCATTCACCTTGGGCGGGCTTACCCTGGCCATGGGGCGGCTCGTCGACGACGCCGTCGTGGTGCTCGAGTCCATTCACCGGCACCAACGACTCGGAATGTCCACTGCGGAGGCGGCCCTCGAGGGAACGCGCGCCGTCGTGATGCCGGTGCTCGCGTCCACCCTCACGACGATGGCGGTGCTGCTGCCGGTGCTCTTGCTCGCGGGCCTCGCGAAAAAGCTCTTCGCGCCGCTCGCGCTCACGGTGGCCGTGGCCATGAGCGCGTCGTACTTCGTCAGCGTGTGCGTCACCCCCGTGGCGTGCCGCTTTCTGCTCGGGCATGCCGAGCCGGGGAAATTCGCACGGCGCGTGCAAGCCTCCATCGACGCACTGGCCGAGGGCTACGCGCGCGTGCTTCGCGCGGTGTTGCCGTTTCGCTGGTTCGTCGTGGCCGCGTGCGCGGTGCTCACCGTCTGGGCCGTGTGGGTCTCCGCTCGATTGCCGAGCACCTTCTTTCCCGAAATCGACGAATCCATGGAGCGCGTCTACGTGCGCCTCGCGCCCGGCGTCTCCCTCGCCGAGGCCACCGAGAAGGTTCAGGCCATGGGCAAAGCCCTCGCCGACGAGCTGCCCAAGGGCAACGTCGACCTGGTGCTCACCAACGTGGGCTCGCCCAACAATGCGCGCAGCGCCATGACGAGCCCCAACAGCGGCCCCAATATGGGCTTCATTCGATTATCCCTGGTCGATGCCGACAAGCGCACGCTCTCGCAGCGCGAGCTCGCCGACCGAGCGCGCGAAATCCTCGTGCGCAAGTTCCCCGGCGTGGAATTCTTGCAATGGCCCGGCGGCCTCGTGGCCAGCGTTTTCGCCAATGGCTACATCGCGCCGCTGGTGCTCGAGGTGCGCGGGGACAACCTCGCCGAGCTCGATGCGCAAGCCAAGGCCATCGCCGAGGTGGCGCGCACCGTGCCCGGACTGCGCGACGTGCGCGTGTCGCTTCAAAGCGACTACCCCGAGGTGCGCGTCGAGACCGAGCGCGAAGAGGCGGGCCTCGTGGGCGTCACCGCCCGCAATGCCGCGCAGACCACGCTGGAGGCCACCTTGGGCAATATCAATAGCCCCAGCGTGTGGATCGATCCGAACAATGGTCAATCCTATTACGTCGTCACCTATTACGACGGGCACCGCGTCGGCGATCCCAGCGCACTCGCGCAGATCCCCGTCCGCGCCACCGACGACGGAAAAGCCATTTCGCTCGGCGCCTATGGGCATGTGCGCCGCTCCGTGGGCCCCATTGCCGTCGAGCGCAATCAACTGCAGCGCGCCGCCCACGTGCTCGCGCAAACGGAGGGGCGCGACATCGGCAGCGCCACATTGGAGCTGGAAAAGCGTTTGGCCAGCGATCCGCGCACCCGGAATATCCACTTCGACTTCGTGGGCCAGGTTCAATTGATGCGCACCACGTTCTCGGGCCTCGGCCTGGCCATCGGCCTCGCGGTCATGGTGGTCTTCATGCTGATGGCCTCGCAATTCAAGTCGGTGCGGCTGCCCTTCGTCATGTTGTTTACGATTCCCGTATCGCTATTCGGCATCGTCATGGCCCTCATGGGCGCGGGCCAAGGATTCTCCATCACGGCGCTGATGGGCATTCTCATGGTCGTCGGCATTGCCGTCTCCAATGGGATCCTCCTCGTCGACGACGCCAACCGCCGCATGCACGAAGGTACGGAAAGGCTGGAAGCGATCATCGCCGCCGCACGCTCGCGTTTCGTGCCCATTGCCATGACCAGCCTCGCCACGGTCATTGGCCTTTTGCCCACCGCCTTCGCCCTCGAAAAAGGCACCGAGGCCAATCAGCCTCTCGCGTTGGCCGTCGTCGGCGGGCTCACATCGTCCACGCTGCTGTCGCTCTTTTTGGTGCCGGTCATCTTCCTTTTGCTAGCCCCCAAAGTCGCGCTCGATGCCCAGGGCCGCAATGGCGGTGGCGAGCATCTCGTAGTGGCCCACCAAGAGGCATAG
- a CDS encoding ATP-binding protein, with product MIAAISLVTALAYWDERKESAAMLTDFAQEPLALADALSASPDNLTGAIHAVERPHAVRVFIAKPGIEGLVASDGSVVRSKALEGAHGAVRLTRPEAADLGLPARTALAGVRTFETAGQRWTVAVVATARAFRDREVRGQWRLVLGVLVASGLVLAFGGLAMRTQRKELELSHQLAVTTLRNERDERLVRADKLATMGALATGIAHEVSTPLGVIVGRAEQLLPKQSDDRARRAVESILQQTERIDAVIRGFLSLARGAEPSLAHREAAAVARTAVELVEHRFEKAEVRLTIDIPPDLPKIACDARLFEQVLVNLLLNACDACERDGTVHLAVRRREHDVDFTVTDDGVGIPADAAERATEPFFTTKPEGKGTGLGLAIANEIVKHHRGSLTLRPRADGRGTQASVSLPIAGDDHA from the coding sequence ATGATCGCGGCCATTTCGCTGGTCACGGCGCTTGCATATTGGGACGAACGGAAAGAGTCCGCGGCGATGTTGACCGACTTTGCTCAGGAACCGTTGGCGCTGGCCGATGCGCTTTCGGCGTCCCCCGACAACTTGACGGGGGCCATCCACGCGGTGGAGCGTCCGCACGCGGTGCGCGTGTTCATCGCGAAGCCCGGCATCGAGGGACTCGTCGCGAGCGATGGATCCGTGGTGCGCTCGAAGGCCCTCGAGGGCGCGCATGGTGCCGTCCGACTCACGCGCCCCGAGGCGGCGGATCTCGGGCTGCCCGCCCGCACGGCCCTCGCAGGCGTGCGCACCTTCGAGACGGCCGGACAGCGTTGGACCGTGGCCGTCGTCGCCACGGCGCGTGCCTTTCGCGATCGCGAAGTGCGCGGGCAGTGGCGGCTGGTGCTCGGCGTGCTCGTGGCGTCGGGGCTCGTGCTCGCCTTCGGCGGGCTGGCCATGCGCACGCAGCGCAAGGAACTCGAGCTGTCGCACCAGCTCGCCGTCACCACCTTGCGAAACGAACGCGACGAGCGCCTCGTGCGCGCCGACAAGCTGGCCACGATGGGTGCGCTGGCCACGGGCATTGCGCACGAAGTCTCCACGCCGCTCGGTGTCATCGTCGGACGCGCCGAGCAGCTTCTCCCGAAGCAGAGCGACGACCGCGCACGCCGCGCCGTGGAGAGCATTCTGCAGCAGACCGAGCGCATCGACGCGGTGATACGCGGTTTCCTTTCGCTCGCGCGCGGCGCCGAGCCCTCGCTCGCGCACCGCGAGGCGGCTGCGGTGGCACGGACGGCGGTGGAGCTGGTGGAGCATCGCTTCGAGAAAGCGGAGGTTCGCCTCACGATAGATATCCCGCCCGATCTGCCGAAGATCGCGTGCGACGCGCGGCTGTTCGAGCAGGTGCTGGTCAACCTGCTGCTCAATGCTTGCGACGCCTGCGAGCGCGATGGCACGGTGCATCTCGCGGTTCGACGCCGCGAGCATGACGTCGACTTCACCGTGACCGACGACGGTGTGGGCATTCCCGCCGACGCGGCCGAGCGCGCTACGGAGCCATTTTTCACGACCAAACCGGAGGGCAAGGGGACCGGACTAGGGCTCGCCATCGCCAACGAAATCGTGAAACATCATCGAGGCTCCCTCACTCTCCGCCCGCGCGCGGATGGCCGAGGAACCCAAGCATCCGTGTCCCTTCCCATCGCCGGTGACGACCATGCCTGA
- a CDS encoding efflux RND transporter periplasmic adaptor subunit encodes MIFHLAGRRVPVLIGASVAALLTLGTAMVHRAESRTNHVALADAPKPVTVVDAQGTTYRPSRTYVGTLEPWVSANIGPQLVSAYVDTVLVRPGAIVKRGDVLATLDCRNASAMSQAVTMQARALEARQKALANEASRVHGLLDGGFVSPNEAEQKEAQSSSEQAQLLAQQAKVLGTSLEVNDCVLRAPFHGEVATRTMDPGGFVRPGSAIVSLVDRSTVRVTANAPEVDFGVVAPGTKVVIHVIATNRDIEATIARRAPAADPATRTVHFELDVPDPESVIPVGTTGEIRIEVGAPSPATSIPLSAATVRGTKASIFVEENGIAHARSVPVLGELAGTLFLDPQLAPGAHVILEGRALLNDGDRVAQ; translated from the coding sequence ATGATCTTCCATCTCGCAGGCCGGCGCGTGCCGGTGCTCATCGGCGCGTCGGTGGCCGCGCTGCTTACCCTGGGAACCGCGATGGTGCACCGCGCCGAATCGCGCACGAACCACGTCGCCTTGGCCGATGCGCCGAAGCCCGTCACCGTGGTCGACGCGCAAGGCACGACGTACCGCCCGTCGCGCACCTACGTGGGGACCCTGGAGCCGTGGGTCTCCGCGAACATCGGACCGCAGCTGGTCAGTGCCTACGTGGACACGGTGCTCGTGCGGCCGGGCGCCATCGTGAAGCGCGGCGACGTGTTGGCCACGCTCGACTGCCGCAACGCGAGCGCGATGAGCCAGGCCGTCACCATGCAAGCGCGTGCGCTCGAGGCGCGGCAGAAGGCCCTGGCCAACGAGGCCTCGCGCGTGCACGGCCTGCTCGATGGCGGCTTCGTCTCGCCCAACGAGGCGGAACAAAAAGAGGCACAGAGCTCGAGCGAGCAAGCGCAACTCCTCGCGCAGCAAGCCAAGGTGCTGGGCACTTCGCTCGAGGTCAACGACTGCGTGCTGCGCGCACCGTTCCACGGCGAGGTCGCGACCCGTACGATGGATCCCGGCGGGTTCGTGCGGCCCGGCAGCGCCATCGTCTCCCTCGTCGACCGAAGCACCGTGCGCGTCACCGCGAATGCCCCCGAGGTCGACTTCGGCGTCGTCGCACCGGGCACCAAAGTCGTCATCCACGTCATCGCCACGAACCGCGACATCGAGGCCACCATCGCACGACGCGCCCCCGCTGCCGATCCCGCAACGCGCACGGTGCACTTCGAGCTGGACGTGCCCGATCCCGAGAGCGTCATCCCCGTGGGCACCACCGGCGAAATCCGCATCGAGGTCGGCGCCCCCTCGCCCGCCACGTCCATCCCGCTTTCCGCGGCCACGGTGCGCGGCACGAAGGCGAGCATCTTCGTCGAGGAAAACGGCATCGCACACGCGCGCAGCGTTCCCGTTTTGGGCGAGCTCGCCGGCACCCTGTTTCTCGATCCGCAGCTCGCGCCGGGCGCACACGTGATCCTCGAGGGCCGGGCCCTCCTCAACGACGGCGACCGGGTGGCCCAATGA